A genomic segment from Actinomadura hallensis encodes:
- a CDS encoding class I adenylate-forming enzyme family protein, which yields MSALVSGGSVALLPAFSPDAALRAIERHRVTFCGAVPTMYVLMLGHESFAERDLSSVRLCVAGGSNVEPALAESIRRGFPGAPIYNLYGLSESSGACVLSRPDDDLETVSRTLGVVIGDFEARVTGPDGEVLPPGETGELQIRGDCVADGYRLVRSAPAFRPGVKRTLPRSGAGKAGSPSGDPASARLRPGGSAARCTGAGR from the coding sequence ATGTCCGCGCTGGTCAGCGGCGGGTCGGTGGCGCTGCTGCCGGCGTTCTCGCCGGACGCGGCGCTGCGCGCGATCGAGCGGCACCGGGTGACCTTCTGCGGCGCGGTGCCGACGATGTACGTGCTGATGCTGGGCCACGAGAGCTTCGCCGAGCGCGACCTGTCGTCCGTCCGGCTCTGCGTGGCGGGCGGCTCGAACGTGGAGCCGGCGCTGGCGGAGTCGATCCGGCGCGGCTTCCCCGGCGCCCCGATCTACAACCTGTACGGGCTGTCGGAGTCGTCCGGGGCGTGCGTCCTGTCGAGGCCGGACGACGACCTGGAGACGGTGTCCCGCACCCTCGGCGTGGTCATCGGCGACTTCGAGGCCCGCGTGACCGGCCCGGACGGGGAGGTCCTGCCTCCGGGCGAGACCGGCGAGCTCCAGATCCGCGGCGACTGCGTGGCCGACGGCTACCGGCTCGTCCGCAGTGCTCCGGCCTTCAGGCCGGGGGTGAAGCGGACCCTCCCGCGTAGCGGGGCAGGGAAAGCTGGATCGCCCTCGGGCGATCCAGCGTCTGCCCGGCTCAGACCGGGCGGTTCTGCTGCTCGATGTACTGGCGCAGGACGCTGA
- a CDS encoding class I adenylate-forming enzyme family protein, whose protein sequence is MTAPTEDPLSMLAAADPGRTAVIEDERRLTYAEFNALVNRYANLLVDHDVRAGTKVVWCGRNSTEVVAVIAALRKCGAVGVPLNYRLSPEEASYVIENADAALVLFDAEQAPQLEQASWRATSVRRWLAFRGNAPEWASSLDALAAKSPATEPVPRGEDPVAGTSMFYTSGTTGKPKGVVRGEIAQEIVLGLVGEIGFQPGDVYLTTGPLYHSGPMSFMLIVQLMGGTVVVMRDFDPVRWLDLVERHRVTTTFSAPTPIRRVLDLPDETIRARDLSSLQRMIANAAPWPFELKRRYVDKIGEGSLFEVYGSTELGVDTVLRPEDQLRKPGSCGRPAPGVEIALFDEDGRLIEEPHVPGDLYVRGAATFRDYYKDEGKFRDASRGEWLTVGDIAYRDEEGFYYICDRRTDMIISGGMNIYPAEIEAVLTAHPAVADAAVFGVPSDEWGESVHAAVVLRPGAEVADAELTAFCREHLASYKTPRGFDRIAEIPRNPSGKTLKRRLRDPYWENRDTKIG, encoded by the coding sequence GTGACGGCACCGACCGAGGATCCGCTGTCGATGCTGGCCGCCGCCGACCCGGGGAGGACCGCGGTCATCGAGGACGAACGGCGCCTCACCTACGCCGAGTTCAACGCGCTGGTGAACCGGTACGCCAACCTGCTGGTCGACCACGACGTCCGGGCGGGCACCAAGGTGGTGTGGTGCGGACGCAACAGCACGGAGGTCGTGGCCGTCATCGCGGCGCTGCGCAAGTGCGGCGCGGTCGGCGTCCCCCTCAACTACCGGCTGTCGCCGGAGGAGGCGTCCTACGTCATCGAGAACGCCGACGCCGCGCTGGTGCTGTTCGACGCCGAGCAGGCGCCCCAGCTGGAACAGGCGTCCTGGCGGGCCACGAGCGTCCGCCGGTGGCTCGCCTTCCGCGGGAACGCTCCCGAATGGGCGTCCTCCCTCGACGCCCTCGCCGCGAAGAGCCCGGCGACCGAACCCGTTCCCCGCGGCGAGGACCCGGTGGCCGGGACGTCGATGTTCTACACGTCGGGGACGACGGGCAAGCCGAAGGGCGTCGTCCGCGGGGAGATCGCCCAGGAGATCGTGCTCGGGCTGGTCGGCGAGATCGGGTTCCAGCCCGGCGACGTCTACCTCACGACCGGCCCGCTGTACCACTCCGGCCCGATGAGCTTCATGCTGATCGTGCAGCTCATGGGCGGGACCGTGGTCGTGATGCGCGACTTCGACCCGGTGCGCTGGCTCGACCTCGTCGAACGCCACCGGGTGACGACCACGTTCTCCGCCCCGACACCGATCCGGCGGGTGCTGGACCTGCCGGACGAGACGATCCGCGCCCGGGACCTGTCCTCCCTCCAGCGCATGATCGCCAACGCGGCCCCGTGGCCGTTCGAGCTGAAGCGCCGCTACGTCGACAAGATCGGCGAGGGGTCGCTGTTCGAGGTGTACGGCTCGACCGAGCTCGGCGTGGACACCGTCCTGCGCCCCGAGGACCAGCTGCGCAAGCCCGGCAGCTGCGGGCGGCCCGCCCCCGGCGTCGAGATCGCCCTGTTCGACGAGGACGGCCGCCTCATCGAGGAGCCCCACGTGCCCGGCGACCTGTACGTGCGCGGCGCCGCCACCTTCCGCGACTACTACAAGGACGAGGGCAAGTTCCGGGACGCGAGCCGCGGCGAGTGGCTGACGGTCGGCGACATCGCCTACCGCGACGAGGAGGGCTTCTACTACATCTGCGACCGCCGCACCGACATGATCATCTCGGGCGGGATGAACATCTACCCCGCCGAGATCGAGGCGGTGCTGACAGCGCATCCGGCGGTCGCGGACGCGGCGGTGTTCGGCGTCCCGTCCGACGAGTGGGGCGAGTCGGTGCACGCGGCCGTCGTGCTGCGGCCCGGCGCGGAGGTCGCCGACGCGGAGCTGACCGCGTTCTGCCGGGAGCACCTGGCGTCGTACAAGACGCCCCGCGGCTTCGACCGCATCGCGGAGATCCCCCGCAACCCGTCCGGCAAGACGCTCAAGCGGCGGCTGCGGGACCCGTACTGGGAGAACCGCGACACCAAGATCGGTTAG
- a CDS encoding RNA-guided endonuclease InsQ/TnpB family protein, whose protein sequence is MQLRCTFRLYPTPGQCAVLARAFGCSRVVFNDGLRARQDAHAAGLPYISDGELSKRVITEAKKTPQRAWLGEVSAVVLQQALADLNTAYRNFFASLSGKRKGPKAAPPRFRSRKDNRQAIRFTRNARFQVTAGGKLRLPKIGDVKVRWSRRLPSEPSSVTVIKDAAGRYFASFVVEAAGEPLPQTAAEIGIDLGLTHFAVLSDGRKIGNRRFLRRAERRLRKAQQALSRKAKGSNNRAKAVVKVARAHARVADARRDFAHQLSTRIVRENQAVMVEDLAVKGLARTRLAKSVHDAGWGQFTQMLTYKAARHGRTLVKVDRWFPSSKLCSACGAVAESMPLNVRSWACPCGAVHDRDVNAAKNILAAGRAERLNACGGTVRPAA, encoded by the coding sequence GTGCAGCTCCGGTGCACCTTCCGCCTCTACCCGACCCCGGGCCAGTGCGCCGTTCTGGCCCGCGCGTTCGGGTGCTCCCGGGTGGTGTTCAACGACGGGCTGCGCGCCAGGCAGGACGCCCACGCGGCCGGTCTGCCGTACATCTCCGACGGCGAGCTGTCCAAGCGGGTCATCACCGAGGCCAAGAAGACCCCGCAGCGTGCCTGGCTGGGCGAGGTGTCCGCCGTGGTGCTCCAGCAGGCGCTGGCCGACCTGAACACCGCCTACCGCAACTTCTTCGCTTCGCTGTCGGGCAAGCGCAAGGGGCCGAAGGCCGCCCCGCCCCGGTTCCGGTCCCGCAAGGACAACCGGCAGGCGATCCGCTTCACCCGCAATGCCCGCTTCCAGGTCACGGCGGGAGGGAAACTGCGCCTGCCGAAGATCGGCGACGTCAAAGTGCGCTGGTCCCGCCGCCTGCCGTCCGAACCGTCCAGCGTGACCGTGATCAAAGACGCGGCCGGGCGGTACTTCGCCTCGTTCGTGGTCGAGGCCGCCGGCGAGCCGCTGCCGCAGACGGCCGCCGAGATCGGGATCGACCTGGGCCTGACGCACTTCGCGGTGCTCTCGGACGGCCGGAAGATCGGCAATCGGCGGTTCCTCCGCCGCGCCGAACGGCGGTTGCGCAAGGCTCAGCAGGCCCTGTCCCGCAAGGCGAAGGGATCGAACAACCGCGCCAAGGCCGTGGTCAAGGTCGCCCGTGCCCATGCTCGGGTGGCCGATGCGCGCCGGGACTTCGCTCACCAGCTCTCCACCCGGATCGTCCGCGAGAACCAAGCGGTGATGGTGGAGGACCTGGCGGTGAAGGGCCTGGCCCGCACGCGCCTGGCCAAGAGCGTGCACGACGCCGGATGGGGCCAGTTCACGCAGATGCTCACCTACAAGGCCGCCCGGCATGGCCGGACCCTGGTCAAGGTGGACCGCTGGTTCCCCAGCTCGAAACTGTGCTCGGCGTGCGGGGCGGTCGCCGAGTCCATGCCGCTGAACGTCCGGTCGTGGGCCTGCCCGTGCGGGGCGGTCCACGACCGGGACGTCAACGCCGCCAAGAACATCCTCGCCGCCGGACGGGCGGAGAGGCTAAACGCCTGCGGAGGGACCGTAAGACCCGCCGCCTAG
- a CDS encoding class I SAM-dependent methyltransferase translates to MEKWDELIDWKKRYESEGSFFIDQLRERGVKKVLDVATGTGFHSVRLLQEGFETVSVDGSPEMLRKAFENGFRFGGHILRVVHADWRFLNRDVHGEFDAIICLGNSFTHLFSERDRRKALAEFYAMLKHDGVLIIDQRNYDSILDNGFSSKHSYYYCGEEVTAEPEYVDEGLARFRYRFPDNTEYCLNMFPLRKNYMRRLMREVGFQRIDTYGDFQATYDDDDPDFFIHVAEKQYLADDVNTGYSTAVNTARDYYNSDDADAFYHSVWGGEHIHVGIYEDGDTIGAASARTVERMASHLGLTPESHVVDLGSGYGGSARYLARTFGCRVTCLNLSEVENERNRAMNREQNLDHLIGVIDGSFEALPFNDNSFHVVWSQDALLHGGDRIRALEEIARVLKPGGEFVFTDPMASDDCSREALRPILNRLHLDTMGSPGFYKREISRLGLTPSFEDLTPHLTTHYARVLQETEEREPQLSQDISAEYLERMKAGLRNWVRGGESGNLKWGIFRCKA, encoded by the coding sequence GTGGAGAAGTGGGACGAACTCATCGACTGGAAGAAGCGCTACGAGAGCGAAGGCAGCTTCTTCATCGATCAGCTCAGGGAACGGGGCGTCAAGAAGGTCCTGGACGTCGCCACCGGAACGGGATTCCACTCCGTCCGGCTGCTCCAGGAGGGCTTCGAGACCGTCAGCGTCGACGGCAGCCCGGAAATGCTGCGCAAGGCGTTCGAGAACGGCTTCCGGTTCGGCGGCCACATCCTGCGCGTCGTCCACGCCGACTGGCGTTTCCTGAACCGCGACGTCCACGGCGAGTTCGACGCGATCATCTGCCTGGGCAACTCCTTCACGCACCTGTTCTCGGAACGCGACCGGCGTAAGGCCCTGGCCGAGTTCTACGCCATGCTCAAGCACGACGGCGTGCTCATCATCGATCAGCGCAACTACGACTCGATCCTGGACAACGGCTTCTCCAGCAAGCACTCCTACTACTACTGCGGCGAGGAGGTCACCGCCGAGCCCGAGTACGTGGACGAGGGACTCGCCCGGTTCCGCTACCGGTTCCCGGACAACACCGAGTACTGCCTCAACATGTTCCCGCTGCGCAAGAACTACATGCGGCGGCTCATGCGCGAGGTCGGATTCCAGCGGATCGACACGTACGGGGACTTCCAGGCCACCTACGATGACGACGATCCCGACTTCTTCATCCACGTGGCGGAGAAACAGTACCTGGCGGACGATGTGAACACCGGCTACTCCACCGCGGTCAACACCGCGCGCGACTACTACAACTCCGACGACGCCGACGCCTTCTACCACTCGGTGTGGGGCGGGGAGCACATCCACGTCGGCATCTACGAGGACGGCGACACGATCGGCGCGGCCAGCGCGCGGACCGTCGAGCGGATGGCGTCCCACCTGGGCCTGACTCCGGAGTCGCACGTCGTCGACCTCGGCTCCGGGTACGGCGGCTCCGCCCGGTACCTCGCCCGCACCTTCGGGTGCCGCGTCACCTGCCTCAACCTCAGCGAGGTGGAGAACGAGCGCAACCGCGCGATGAACCGGGAGCAGAACCTCGACCACCTCATCGGGGTGATCGACGGCTCCTTCGAGGCGCTCCCGTTCAACGACAACTCCTTCCACGTGGTGTGGTCGCAGGACGCGCTGCTGCACGGCGGCGACCGGATCCGGGCCCTGGAGGAGATCGCCCGGGTGCTCAAGCCGGGCGGGGAGTTCGTCTTCACCGACCCGATGGCGTCCGACGACTGCTCCCGCGAGGCCCTGCGGCCGATCCTCAACCGGCTGCACCTCGACACCATGGGCTCGCCCGGCTTCTACAAGCGGGAGATCTCCCGCCTGGGGCTGACCCCGAGTTTCGAGGACCTCACCCCCCACCTCACCACGCACTACGCGCGGGTCCTCCAGGAGACGGAGGAGCGGGAACCGCAGCTCTCCCAGGACATCAGCGCCGAGTACCTCGAGCGCATGAAGGCGGGCCTGCGCAACTGGGTCCGCGGCGGCGAGTCCGGCAACCTGAAATGGGGCATCTTCCGCTGCAAGGCGTGA
- a CDS encoding permease, with protein sequence MARMSDRAGLLEAEEELPPADWGRREPASPGARAAWTFGLLAAVLVVGRIWVAPHVGAAALDAWTTIFVAVCVQALPFLVFGVALSAAITAFVPASLWRRVLPRRPGAAVPAAGAMGAVLPGCECASVPVAGGLMARGVAPAAALTFLLAAPAINPVVMVATAVAFPGRPEMVAGRFAASLLVAVLAGWAWLLAGRGEWLRIPSRPAAHGTAGRLEAFRQAMRHDILHAGGFLVVGAAGAATINVVVPADWVAGAAGNALTSVLLLAGLAVLMSICSEADAFVAASLTQFSTTAKLTFLVVGPMVDLKLIALQAGFFGRRFAVRFVPLTFCLAVGVSVLVGGLLP encoded by the coding sequence ATGGCGCGCATGAGCGACCGCGCCGGCCTGCTGGAGGCCGAGGAGGAGCTGCCGCCGGCCGACTGGGGACGCCGCGAGCCCGCGTCTCCCGGGGCCCGCGCCGCGTGGACGTTCGGGCTGCTGGCGGCCGTGCTCGTGGTGGGACGCATCTGGGTCGCGCCGCACGTCGGCGCCGCCGCGCTCGACGCGTGGACCACGATCTTCGTCGCGGTGTGCGTCCAGGCGCTGCCGTTCCTGGTCTTCGGGGTCGCGCTGTCCGCCGCGATCACCGCGTTCGTCCCGGCGTCGCTGTGGCGCCGGGTGCTGCCGCGCCGGCCGGGCGCCGCGGTGCCCGCCGCGGGCGCGATGGGGGCCGTGCTGCCGGGCTGCGAGTGCGCCTCGGTGCCGGTCGCGGGCGGGCTGATGGCCCGCGGGGTCGCGCCGGCCGCCGCGCTGACCTTCCTGCTCGCCGCCCCGGCGATCAACCCGGTCGTCATGGTCGCCACCGCGGTCGCGTTCCCGGGGCGGCCGGAGATGGTGGCGGGGCGCTTCGCCGCGTCCCTGCTGGTGGCGGTGCTGGCGGGCTGGGCGTGGCTGCTGGCGGGCAGGGGCGAGTGGCTCAGGATCCCCTCCCGGCCCGCCGCGCACGGGACGGCCGGGCGGCTGGAGGCGTTCCGGCAGGCCATGCGGCACGACATCCTCCACGCCGGGGGCTTCCTGGTGGTCGGCGCGGCCGGCGCGGCCACCATCAACGTGGTCGTCCCCGCCGACTGGGTGGCGGGCGCGGCCGGCAACGCGCTGACGTCGGTCCTGCTGCTCGCCGGGCTGGCCGTGCTGATGTCCATCTGCTCGGAGGCCGACGCCTTCGTCGCGGCCAGCCTGACGCAGTTCTCGACGACCGCGAAGCTGACGTTCCTGGTGGTGGGGCCGATGGTGGACCTGAAGCTCATCGCCCTCCAGGCGGGCTTCTTCGGGCGCCGCTTCGCGGTCCGGTTCGTTCCGCTGACCTTCTGCCTCGCCGTCGGGGTCAGCGTGCTGGTCGGGGGACTCCTGCCGTGA
- a CDS encoding oxygenase MpaB family protein, whose protein sequence is MTLTEGAPASPSAAPEAAPEPVPFGPGSLLWEQMGLYTSAVAGNSVFILQVMHPSIGTVVDRLSGFRTDPLGRAARSFASVQTWVYGGRTAIEEGRRLREMHKPLSAVDEEGRRHHALSAEPWAWVHLTGFYAAVAASRYFAPAPMTPDEEQQVFDEFLNLGRILRVPERMLPKTIPDYWEYFDDMVENTLVPHKVAYEVLDRMGRVPPNVPGPLRPAVAPLSAAGGRLGRLITVGTLPERAREKLGLRWSALDERRLRAAGQIIGRSTPLLPERLRYMPIAYRARQAARAQERLERALAERPM, encoded by the coding sequence ATGACGCTGACCGAAGGGGCGCCCGCGAGCCCGTCCGCCGCGCCGGAGGCCGCTCCGGAGCCCGTCCCGTTCGGGCCGGGCTCGCTGCTGTGGGAGCAGATGGGGCTCTACACGTCGGCCGTCGCGGGCAACAGCGTGTTCATCCTCCAGGTCATGCACCCGTCGATCGGCACGGTCGTCGACCGGCTGTCCGGTTTCCGCACCGACCCGCTCGGACGCGCGGCGCGCAGCTTCGCGTCCGTCCAGACCTGGGTGTACGGCGGGCGGACGGCGATCGAGGAGGGCAGGCGGCTGCGCGAGATGCACAAGCCGCTCAGCGCGGTCGACGAGGAGGGGCGGCGCCACCACGCGCTGTCGGCCGAGCCGTGGGCGTGGGTCCACCTCACCGGCTTCTACGCCGCCGTCGCCGCGTCCCGGTACTTCGCGCCCGCGCCGATGACCCCCGACGAGGAGCAGCAGGTCTTCGACGAGTTCCTGAACCTCGGCAGGATCCTGCGGGTGCCCGAGCGGATGCTCCCCAAGACGATCCCCGACTACTGGGAGTACTTCGACGACATGGTCGAGAACACCCTCGTCCCCCACAAGGTGGCGTACGAGGTCCTCGACCGGATGGGCCGCGTCCCGCCCAACGTGCCGGGGCCGCTGCGGCCCGCGGTCGCGCCGCTCAGCGCGGCCGGCGGGCGGCTCGGCAGGCTGATCACCGTCGGGACCCTGCCGGAGCGGGCGCGCGAGAAGCTCGGGCTGCGGTGGAGCGCGCTGGACGAGCGGCGGCTGCGCGCGGCGGGCCAGATCATCGGGCGGAGCACGCCGCTGCTGCCCGAACGCCTCCGCTACATGCCGATCGCCTACCGCGCCCGGCAGGCGGCCCGCGCCCAGGAGCGGCTGGAGCGCGCGTTGGCGGAGCGCCCCATGTGA
- a CDS encoding class I SAM-dependent methyltransferase — MTDKAAWQAWQDSWDRQQEWYMPDREERFRVMLDMVEALVGTEPNVLDLACGTGSITDRLLKRFPKARSTGVDIDPALLTIAEGHFAGDDRVRLVTADLTDPSWADALPDPPYDAVLTATALHWLDAGPLRELYGRIRGLLRDGGVFLNADHMTDDSAPRINEAAKRFHSARQERELAAGALDWRAWWTKAADDPVLAEPARRRFAILGDPRDPAQAKADRPTATQWHLDALREQGFAEARQVWCSHCDALIAALR; from the coding sequence GTGACGGACAAGGCCGCCTGGCAGGCATGGCAGGACAGCTGGGACCGCCAGCAGGAGTGGTACATGCCCGACCGCGAGGAACGCTTCCGCGTCATGCTCGACATGGTGGAGGCCCTCGTCGGCACCGAGCCCAACGTCCTCGACCTCGCCTGCGGGACCGGCAGCATCACCGACCGGCTGCTCAAGCGCTTCCCCAAGGCCCGCTCCACGGGCGTCGACATCGACCCGGCCCTGCTCACCATCGCCGAAGGCCACTTCGCCGGGGACGACCGGGTGCGGCTCGTCACCGCCGACCTGACCGACCCGTCCTGGGCCGACGCGCTGCCCGACCCGCCCTACGACGCCGTCCTGACCGCGACCGCCCTGCACTGGCTGGACGCCGGGCCGCTCCGCGAGCTGTACGGGCGGATCAGGGGCCTGCTGCGCGACGGCGGCGTGTTCCTGAACGCCGACCACATGACCGACGACTCCGCGCCCCGCATCAACGAGGCGGCCAAGAGGTTCCACAGCGCCCGCCAGGAACGCGAGCTCGCCGCCGGAGCGCTCGACTGGCGCGCCTGGTGGACGAAGGCGGCCGACGACCCCGTCCTCGCCGAGCCCGCCCGCCGCCGCTTCGCGATCCTCGGCGACCCCCGCGACCCGGCCCAGGCCAAGGCCGACCGCCCGACCGCGACCCAGTGGCACCTGGACGCGCTGCGCGAGCAGGGCTTCGCCGAGGCCCGCCAGGTCTGGTGCTCCCACTGCGACGCCCTGATCGCCGCCCTGCGCTGA
- a CDS encoding class I adenylate-forming enzyme family protein → MPDETAAVFLPDGWLATGDMVEMEPDGHLVLRGRKKEMYIQGGFNVYPMEIENVLTTHPKVAMAAGIGVPDEVLGEVGRFYVVPRPGVEPPTPEELTAFCRERLADYKVPRQFVVTAEVPLTPVGKIHKALLRERDLPRP, encoded by the coding sequence ATGCCGGACGAGACCGCCGCGGTGTTCCTGCCGGACGGCTGGCTGGCGACCGGCGACATGGTCGAGATGGAGCCGGACGGGCACCTCGTGCTGCGCGGCCGGAAGAAGGAGATGTACATCCAGGGCGGCTTCAACGTCTACCCGATGGAGATCGAGAACGTCCTGACCACGCACCCGAAGGTCGCGATGGCCGCCGGGATCGGCGTGCCCGACGAGGTGCTGGGCGAGGTCGGCCGCTTCTACGTCGTCCCCCGGCCGGGCGTGGAGCCGCCCACCCCGGAGGAGCTCACCGCCTTCTGCCGGGAGCGCCTGGCCGACTACAAGGTCCCCCGCCAGTTCGTCGTCACCGCCGAGGTCCCGCTGACCCCGGTAGGCAAGATCCACAAGGCCCTGCTGAGGGAACGCGACCTTCCCCGGCCCTGA
- a CDS encoding TetR/AcrR family transcriptional regulator: MARPPGLSPRRIPRQDRSKQTVERILEAATRVLSERGYDGASTNRIAKAAGISNGSLYQYFPNKDAIVIAVLDRFADHLADRLGAEIEATMRLPWQVAGRALLDAQIRLFEENADLLRIIVEQIPRLGPFDKLAALQRRLTDLVRVYLLVNRAEFRDDLDIDATLWILAETVGMLSIKYVLDRPPIPHDRMVDELAELVVRYIRG, translated from the coding sequence ATGGCCCGCCCACCTGGGCTTTCACCCCGGAGAATCCCGCGTCAGGATCGTTCGAAGCAGACCGTTGAGCGCATTCTGGAGGCCGCCACTCGCGTTCTGTCGGAACGCGGGTACGACGGCGCCTCGACCAATCGCATCGCCAAGGCCGCCGGAATCAGCAACGGATCGCTGTACCAGTACTTCCCCAACAAGGACGCGATCGTCATCGCCGTCCTGGACCGTTTCGCCGACCACCTCGCCGACCGGCTCGGCGCCGAGATCGAGGCCACCATGCGCCTGCCGTGGCAGGTCGCGGGGCGCGCGCTGCTCGACGCCCAGATCCGGTTGTTCGAGGAGAACGCCGACCTGCTGCGCATCATCGTCGAGCAGATCCCGCGGCTCGGCCCGTTCGACAAGCTCGCCGCGCTCCAGCGCCGGCTGACCGACCTCGTCCGCGTCTATCTCCTGGTCAACCGGGCCGAGTTCCGCGACGACCTCGACATCGACGCGACCCTGTGGATCCTCGCCGAGACCGTCGGGATGCTCTCGATCAAATACGTGCTGGACCGGCCGCCCATTCCGCACGACCGGATGGTGGACGAACTGGCCGAACTCGTCGTCCGCTACATCAGGGGTTGA
- a CDS encoding NDMA-dependent alcohol dehydrogenase encodes MQTRAAVLWEPHTDWSIEDIELDDPKAGEVKIKLAASGLCHSDEHLVTGDMVLDPEIAALLQVEQFPIIGGHEGAGEVVAVGPGVTSLQEGDHVVLSFVPACGRCPSCARGRQHICDMGAVLLAGRQISDMTSRHRSKSGKDLGIMCCTGTFSPYTVVNEASAIKIDDWIPLDKAALVGCGVTTGWGAAVNAADVQAGETVVVIGLGGIGMNAVQGAAMAGARHVIAVDPVEWKREKAAVFGATHTAASIEEATAQVGELTWGANADKAILTTGVATGDLIGPMMGLVAKGGRGVVVAVAPISQEDVKLNLFDLAMQRKELVGCIFGNANPRRDIPRLLRLYDEGKLKLDELVTNTYTLDQVNQGYRDMRDGKNIRGMIKY; translated from the coding sequence GTGCAGACTCGAGCGGCGGTCCTGTGGGAACCGCACACCGACTGGAGCATCGAAGACATCGAGCTCGACGATCCCAAGGCCGGCGAGGTCAAGATCAAGCTCGCCGCGTCGGGCCTGTGTCACTCCGACGAGCACCTGGTCACCGGTGACATGGTGCTCGACCCCGAGATCGCCGCACTGCTCCAGGTGGAGCAGTTCCCGATCATCGGCGGGCACGAGGGCGCCGGGGAGGTCGTCGCGGTCGGACCCGGCGTGACCTCCCTGCAGGAGGGCGACCACGTCGTCCTGTCGTTCGTCCCGGCCTGCGGCCGCTGCCCGTCGTGCGCCAGGGGCCGCCAGCACATCTGCGACATGGGCGCGGTGCTGCTCGCCGGACGCCAGATCAGCGACATGACCAGCCGGCACCGCTCCAAGAGCGGCAAGGACCTCGGCATCATGTGCTGCACCGGGACGTTCTCGCCCTACACCGTGGTCAACGAGGCGTCCGCCATCAAGATCGACGACTGGATCCCGCTGGACAAGGCCGCGCTGGTCGGCTGCGGCGTGACCACCGGCTGGGGCGCCGCCGTCAACGCCGCCGACGTGCAGGCCGGCGAGACGGTCGTGGTGATCGGCCTCGGCGGCATCGGCATGAACGCGGTGCAGGGGGCGGCCATGGCGGGCGCCCGCCACGTCATCGCCGTCGACCCCGTCGAGTGGAAGCGGGAGAAGGCCGCCGTCTTCGGCGCCACCCACACCGCCGCGTCCATCGAGGAGGCCACCGCCCAGGTCGGCGAGCTCACCTGGGGCGCCAACGCCGACAAGGCGATCCTCACCACGGGCGTCGCCACCGGCGACCTCATCGGCCCGATGATGGGGCTGGTCGCCAAGGGCGGCCGCGGCGTGGTGGTCGCGGTCGCGCCGATCTCCCAGGAGGACGTCAAGCTCAACCTGTTCGACCTGGCGATGCAGCGCAAGGAGCTGGTGGGCTGCATCTTCGGCAACGCCAACCCGCGCCGCGACATCCCGCGCCTGCTGCGCCTCTACGACGAGGGCAAGCTCAAGCTGGACGAGCTGGTCACCAACACCTACACCCTCGACCAGGTCAACCAGGGCTACCGCGACATGCGCGACGGCAAGAACATCCGCGGCATGATCAAGTACTGA
- a CDS encoding TIGR03943 family putative permease subunit, whose product MTRAAQNLLLILLGAAILWITLVSGEYVNYVRPGFRHPLVAAAAALLALGAAGLRREWRGAGGDDHEPHDHGHGGHGHGHGGHGHDHSRGPRVAWLLALPVLAIFVIAPPALGSFTAARDAGRAAPPPAPPADGFRPLPASAGPVDMTMGEFLGRAHEAQTGDLSKLEGVPVRLTGFVTPSGDDERGWRLTRMKIACCAGDAVPFPVRVTGVPRPPADTWVRVVGVWEPPPPSKRHRTVVHTLRARSLQKIDKPKNPYE is encoded by the coding sequence GTGACCAGGGCCGCGCAGAACCTGCTGCTGATCCTCCTCGGTGCCGCGATCCTGTGGATCACGCTGGTCAGCGGCGAGTACGTCAACTACGTGCGGCCGGGCTTCCGGCACCCGCTGGTGGCCGCGGCGGCGGCGCTGCTGGCGCTGGGCGCCGCCGGCCTGCGGCGGGAGTGGCGCGGCGCCGGCGGCGACGACCACGAGCCCCACGACCACGGGCACGGCGGCCACGGGCACGGGCACGGCGGCCACGGTCACGACCACTCGCGGGGGCCGAGGGTGGCGTGGCTGCTCGCCCTCCCCGTGCTGGCGATCTTCGTGATCGCGCCTCCGGCGCTCGGCTCGTTCACCGCCGCCCGCGACGCCGGCCGCGCCGCACCGCCCCCCGCCCCGCCGGCCGACGGTTTCCGTCCGCTGCCCGCGTCCGCCGGGCCGGTCGACATGACCATGGGCGAGTTCCTCGGACGCGCCCATGAGGCGCAGACCGGCGACCTGTCCAAACTGGAGGGCGTCCCAGTTCGGCTCACCGGGTTCGTGACACCGTCCGGCGACGACGAGCGCGGCTGGCGGCTCACCCGGATGAAGATCGCCTGCTGCGCGGGCGACGCCGTGCCGTTCCCGGTGCGGGTGACCGGCGTCCCGCGGCCCCCGGCCGACACCTGGGTCCGGGTGGTGGGCGTCTGGGAGCCGCCGCCTCCCTCGAAGCGGCACCGGACGGTCGTGCACACGCTCCGCGCCCGGTCCCTCCAGAAGATCGACAAGCCGAAGAACCCCTACGAGTGA